From the Pseudomonas syringae KCTC 12500 genome, the window TTTGTCGTCGACGGTAATAGCCGCAAAACCTTTGTTGTGCCGATTCGCACCAACCTCTGGCGCTACGCACGGTACATCGCTCAACTGCTGAAAAAGCCTGATGAGCCGGTTCATTATCAGCTGGACGGCAAGCTCAAGACCGGCATCGTGTTCAGGCACAACGTGCGCATCGGCACTTCAGGCGACGTGCTGCCGGAAGACCTGATCCAGCGCCGTTAATCATTCAGCCTATCCGCCCAGCTTGCCCTTGATCAGCTCCAGAAGAAACTTCCAGATGTCCGCGGCCCACAATGCCCGGTTGACGGCACTGATCAGCGCACCGCCGAACGATCCCAGCAGAAACCCCACCCCCGTAGTGTTGCGCGGATCTGCCACGCCAAGGTAATCACTGGCGATGCCGGTGAGGAATACTGCACAGGCCACGCCGGTCACCAGAAAAACCAGCCAGGCACGCCAGTCGAGCAGACCTGCCTTATGCCACCAGCCAGAAATGATCGCACCCACCAGACCGGCTACCAGCCATTCGCCTCGGTCTGCCAAACCATTCAAGATATCCATCGCTTCTGACTCCGTTCAAGAAATACAGCCGTTCACGAACACAGAAAAATTCAGACACTGGGGGGGCGTGCCGCGGATTGCTGCGGCGCAGGCACCGTTAGAAAACCGAAAAAATTAAGCATGCTTAAAACCACAAGCAAACGTATGCCACCAACCCGCCGCGCCACCGGGCGAACATCAGAGGCTTGAGGTCAGTTGTCGATGTAGCGCTGCCAGCCAATCCTTACCGAACCGTCTGGCTGACGGTCAATCTCGATGCCTTCGGTCTCTTCGATTTCCTGCAGCACCACGTTCCAGCTGTCCACGGGCTCATCATCACGACGAGCGACGATGACCCACTGGGTCTTTTGAACATTCGGCGCGGAGACCAGCCTTTGAATGCGCTTGCCGATCTGTTCGTAGGAAGACCTGCCTGTCGATCCAGTATCATTGCCAGCCATGATAGCCTCCGAGGCATAACTGTATATAAATACAGTATTCCAGCTGTATGAACCTCGCAAGCATTTCGTAGGACGTTTCCTGCCGAGCATCTTTGGCGAAAAAGCCTGCAAGCCTTGTCATGCGAGGCTTACAGCTTGCCAGTCATCCTCACCGCTACGCCGATAATGCGACAGTCGGCACCGCATTCGATCATTTTGTACGCCGGGTTCAGGGGCTTCAGGTAGCGTGTGCCACCGTCCTCGACCAGCTTCTTGAACGTCGCCTCGTTGCTGGCGGGCAGCTTGGCGATCACCAGCTTGCCGGGCTGCACATCAGCCTCCGTGTCCACCAGAATCATCATTCCTTCCGGCACACTGACGCCGGTGGGCGCGGTCATCGAATCGCCCTTGACCTCCAGCCAGAACGCCGGCCCCTTGGAGTCGTAGTCGGAGATTTCATAGCGGTCGGAAAAGCCGTCGGGATAAGGCTGAACCGCCTCTTCCCAGGAGCCCGCCGACACCCAGCTGATCACCGGATAGCGGAAGGACATTTTCGGCTGATCGATCAGCGCAACGTTGGCGTCGAAGGCAGGCGCCTGTTCCGGCCCCTCGCCAATCGCCAGCCATTCGGCACGAAAGCCCGTGGCCCTGGCCAGTGCGTAAAGATTTTCCGGCCGCAGGCTTTTGCTTTCCCCACTGATCCATTGGGTAACGGCAGAGTTGGCCACGCCGCACTGGGCGGCAATCTCACCTTTCTTCAGGCCGCTGGTGGCGATTGCCCTGGCGATACGTTCCTGTCGGGTCATGAGTCGGCTCCGCACACGGTAATAAAGAATACTGAAAAATGCTCAACTTATACTAAGCATACTTAAAAAATGGCGCTGTGCGAATCCCAATATCCCGATACTGCTTGGCCGTGATTTGCGGGATAATGCGCGCCAGATTTAATTGCGGAGTAAAACCGATGAACCAGCAAGCCCATGTGCATGGCCCCGATTGCAACCATGATCACGATCACCACGACCACCAGCACGGCCATGTACACGGTCCAGACTGCGGTCACGCTCACCAGGAACCGGTGCGCAATACCCTTAAAGATGTCGGTCGTAACGATCCTTGCCCGTGCGGCAGCGACAAGAAATTCAAGAAATGCCACGGCGCGTAAGGCGCGGAGCATTATGGACGACGGCCTGCATTGCAGGCCGTTTTCATTTGTAGACGGCAGGTGAGCAAGGTAAAACATGGGGTTTCGGTCACCCACATGGAGCGCTCAATGATCGACCTGCATTACTGGACCACGCCCAACGGGCACAAAATCACGCTGTTTCTGGAAGAGGCAGGTCTGCCCTACACGATCTTTCCGGTGAACATCGGCAAAGACGAGCAATTCAAAGCCGAATTCCTGAAAATCGCCCCCAACAACCGCATCCCGGCCATTGTCGATCACCAGCCTGCTGACGGCGGCGCACCGCTGAGCCTGTTCGAGTCGGGCGCCATTCTGCTGTACCTCGCCGAGAAGACCGGGCAATTCATCCCGCAGGATCTACGTGGTCGCCAGGAAGTGTCGCAATGGCTGTTCTGGCAAATGGGCGGGCTCGGTCCGATGGCCGGTCAGAATCATCACTTCAATCGTTTCGCCAAGGAAAAGATCCCCTACGCGATCGAGCGCTACGTCAAAGAAACCGCACGACTGTATGACGTACTGAACAAGCGTCTGGCCGATCGCCAGTTTGTGGCGGGTGACGAGTACAGCATCGCCGACATGGCGATCTACCCATGGATCGTGCCGCACACCTATCAACAGCAGAATCTGGACGGCTTCCCGCACCTCAAGCGCTGGTTCGACAGCATCGCCGGTCGAGAAGCGACCCAACGCGCGTATGCGCTGGTCGAGAAGATCAACCCGTCGAAGCCTTGAGTCCCCTTGGACTCAAATGGCGACTCTTGTGCCTGCGCTGAGCAATGGCACAAGAGCCGTCTGGTCACTTCTGCAAAATCCTGAAATAAACTCGCCCTTCCCGCTTGCGCGCTGGCGGGCTGCTCTCTAACGTAGCGGCTTTTGTACGTTACCCCTCCAGGAGCTTGCCCATGGCCTCGCCAGCCCTTCGTCATTTTCTACCCCGATTCGGCGCTGCCGCCGCTGCGGCGAGCTTCCTCAGCCTTGCCGGCTGCCAATTGGGCGGCGGCGATCCCGAGACCGTGCTGCCTGTTTCCGGGACATTCCCGCTCAAAGGGCTGGCGCAAAATGTTTCGGTGCGCCGCAACACGATGGGCATGCCGCTGATAGAAAGCAGCAGCTACCACGATGCGCTGTTCACGCTCGGCTACGTTCATGCCGGTGATCGAATCGGTCAGATGCTCGGGATGCGTCTGCTAGCACAGGGCCGCTTGTCGGAAATGGCCGGCGCGGATGCGCTGGACGTCGACCGCCTGATGCGCTCGGTCAACCTCAAGCAGAACGCCAGCGACCTGTACAACGCCGCGTCGCCACGCTTGAAACGTTTCTTCGATGTCTATGCACGCGGTGTGAACGCCTACCTGTTCCGTTATCGCGACAAGCTGCCTGCCGAGATCGCCAGTTCGGGCTACAAGCCGGAATACTGGAAGCCGGAAGACTCGGCGCTGATCTTCAGCCTGCTCAATTTCAGCCTGTCGGTAAACCTGCAGGAAGAGCTGTCGGC encodes:
- a CDS encoding DUF1654 domain-containing protein, coding for MAGNDTGSTGRSSYEQIGKRIQRLVSAPNVQKTQWVIVARRDDEPVDSWNVVLQEIEETEGIEIDRQPDGSVRIGWQRYIDN
- a CDS encoding LexA family protein; this encodes MTRQERIARAIATSGLKKGEIAAQCGVANSAVTQWISGESKSLRPENLYALARATGFRAEWLAIGEGPEQAPAFDANVALIDQPKMSFRYPVISWVSAGSWEEAVQPYPDGFSDRYEISDYDSKGPAFWLEVKGDSMTAPTGVSVPEGMMILVDTEADVQPGKLVIAKLPASNEATFKKLVEDGGTRYLKPLNPAYKMIECGADCRIIGVAVRMTGKL
- a CDS encoding SEC-C metal-binding domain-containing protein; this encodes MNQQAHVHGPDCNHDHDHHDHQHGHVHGPDCGHAHQEPVRNTLKDVGRNDPCPCGSDKKFKKCHGA
- a CDS encoding glutathione binding-like protein, which produces MIDLHYWTTPNGHKITLFLEEAGLPYTIFPVNIGKDEQFKAEFLKIAPNNRIPAIVDHQPADGGAPLSLFESGAILLYLAEKTGQFIPQDLRGRQEVSQWLFWQMGGLGPMAGQNHHFNRFAKEKIPYAIERYVKETARLYDVLNKRLADRQFVAGDEYSIADMAIYPWIVPHTYQQQNLDGFPHLKRWFDSIAGREATQRAYALVEKINPSKP